In Arthrobacter sp. UKPF54-2, the following are encoded in one genomic region:
- a CDS encoding LacI family DNA-binding transcriptional regulator, with product MSAQIHRGQQAGPARPTPTLEDLATAAGVSRSTASRAINGGSRVSPEAQAAVDAAVISLGYTPNRAARSLVTRRTSSIALVINEPDARVMMDPFFAAVITGVTEALRETDMQLVLLMSRAGGDPSRTVRYLRGGHVDGAIVVSHHKADSWTEQLAASGLPTVFIGRPWDAGLGIHYVDVDSFEGGRQAALHLAAAGRTRLATITGPLDMTAAADRLAGWQAGLKEAGLRPGPVAHGDFTPAGGTEAAERLLAADGSVDGIFAASDLMARGAITALHASGRSVPQDVAVVGFDDHLAAPGELPLTTINQPTVEMATQAGRLLLADIEDPGTSREPLIFPARLVVRASSQL from the coding sequence ATGAGCGCACAGATCCACCGGGGTCAGCAGGCCGGACCGGCCAGGCCCACCCCCACCCTTGAAGACCTCGCGACGGCGGCCGGAGTGTCACGCTCCACCGCCTCGCGGGCCATCAACGGGGGTTCCCGCGTCAGCCCGGAGGCGCAGGCGGCGGTGGACGCTGCGGTCATTTCCCTCGGCTACACCCCCAACCGGGCCGCACGCAGCCTGGTCACGCGCCGGACCTCCTCAATCGCCCTGGTCATCAACGAACCCGACGCGCGCGTCATGATGGACCCGTTTTTCGCGGCCGTCATCACCGGGGTCACGGAAGCGCTGCGGGAGACGGACATGCAGTTGGTCCTGTTGATGTCCCGTGCCGGCGGCGATCCGTCCCGGACTGTCCGCTACCTGCGCGGAGGCCACGTCGACGGCGCCATCGTGGTCTCGCACCACAAGGCGGACAGCTGGACGGAGCAGCTTGCGGCGTCGGGACTGCCCACCGTCTTCATTGGCAGGCCGTGGGACGCCGGGCTGGGCATCCACTACGTTGACGTGGACAGCTTCGAAGGCGGCCGGCAGGCCGCGCTTCACCTCGCCGCTGCCGGACGCACCCGGCTGGCAACCATTACGGGGCCGCTGGACATGACGGCGGCGGCGGACCGGCTTGCTGGCTGGCAGGCCGGCCTCAAGGAGGCCGGGCTGCGGCCGGGTCCGGTCGCCCACGGCGATTTCACTCCCGCGGGTGGGACTGAAGCCGCCGAACGGCTCCTCGCGGCGGACGGCAGTGTGGATGGCATCTTCGCCGCGTCCGACCTGATGGCCCGCGGCGCCATCACGGCCCTGCACGCTTCAGGGCGGTCGGTGCCGCAGGACGTCGCCGTCGTCGGCTTTGATGACCATCTGGCTGCACCGGGAGAACTGCCGTTGACAACCATCAACCAGCCCACCGTGGAAATGGCGACCCAGGCGGGCCGCCTCCTCCTCGCAGACATTGAAGACCCCGGTACCAGCCGGGAGCCACTCATCTTTCCGGCACGCCTCGTCGTCCGGGCGAGCAGCCAGCTTTAG
- a CDS encoding carbohydrate ABC transporter permease: MSSIPMIRQSAGAGAARNAERRLNRPGGPGRKPGAGRGGAVRRPGVLTYGTLTAVVLASLFPLYWSFLVGSHDSTALSRGIPLLPGGNFLANAAKVFDSIPFWKAMGNSLLVSSVTAASVVVFSTLAGFAFAKLRFRGNKALLVFVIATMAVPTQLGVVPLFIVMAKLGWTGSLWAVIIPGLVTAFGVFWMTQYLRDALPDELIEAVRMDGASMIQAFWYVGFPAARPAAAMLALFTFVATWTNFFWPFIVLDPSNPTLPVALQLLQAAHFVDYSVVLAGAVLATVPLLLLFIAAGRQLVSGIMQGAVKG; this comes from the coding sequence ATGAGCTCCATCCCCATGATCCGGCAGTCCGCCGGCGCGGGCGCCGCCCGGAACGCCGAACGGCGCCTCAACCGCCCGGGAGGGCCTGGACGCAAGCCAGGCGCCGGGCGGGGCGGGGCCGTGCGCCGTCCCGGGGTGCTGACCTACGGCACCCTCACCGCCGTCGTGCTGGCCTCGCTGTTCCCGTTGTACTGGTCCTTCCTGGTCGGCAGCCACGACAGCACCGCGCTCAGCCGGGGCATCCCGCTGCTGCCCGGCGGGAACTTCCTGGCCAACGCGGCCAAGGTCTTCGACAGCATTCCCTTCTGGAAGGCCATGGGCAACAGCCTTCTGGTATCCAGTGTCACGGCCGCGTCCGTGGTGGTCTTCTCCACCCTGGCCGGGTTCGCGTTCGCCAAACTGCGGTTCCGCGGCAACAAGGCCCTGCTGGTGTTCGTGATCGCCACCATGGCGGTCCCCACCCAGCTGGGCGTCGTACCGCTGTTCATCGTCATGGCCAAGCTGGGCTGGACCGGCTCGCTCTGGGCCGTCATCATTCCAGGCCTGGTCACCGCCTTCGGCGTCTTCTGGATGACCCAGTACCTGCGGGACGCGCTGCCCGATGAGCTGATCGAGGCCGTACGGATGGACGGGGCGTCAATGATCCAGGCCTTCTGGTACGTCGGTTTCCCGGCGGCCCGGCCGGCGGCGGCCATGCTGGCCCTCTTCACGTTCGTCGCCACGTGGACCAACTTCTTCTGGCCCTTCATTGTGCTGGACCCCTCGAACCCCACCCTGCCGGTTGCCCTTCAGCTGCTGCAGGCGGCGCACTTCGTGGACTACTCAGTGGTGCTGGCTGGAGCTGTGCTGGCCACCGTCCCGCTGCTGCTGCTCTTCATCGCAGCAGGGCGCCAACTCGTATCAGGAATTATGCAAGGAGCAGTCAAAGGATGA
- a CDS encoding glycoside hydrolase family 1 protein: MSTTPITFPEGFLWGAATAAYQIEGAAHEGGRKDSIWDTFARVPGAVADAHNGDVACDHYHRSGQDVALMKSLNLSAYRFSTSWARCMPDGRTPNPEGIAFYSRLVDELLAAGITPWLTLYHWDLPQALEDRGGWANRETAGLFADYAAVMHEALGDRVRIWTTLNEPWCSAFLGYAAGVHAPGRQEPAAALAAAHHLLLGHGLATAELRRRDPEARLGITLNLTVADPADPDSAEDQDAARRIDGLHNRIFLDPLFRGEYPADVLDDVAGLGFDAVVQDGDLAVIATPLDLLGVNYYQGEALTRDAAPAEERDQPETVTTTAQAAPASDNGPAPTPFVSAEGVHSVPRGLPVTGMGWEVQPEGLYRLLTRLQREYTGPAGIPIYMTENGAAYPDAPDADGFVDDQDRLEFFDVHLRAVRAAIDDGADVRGYLAWSLLDNFEWAYGYHQRFGLVRVDYETLERIPKASGLWYATVAAANALPAREVAPVSPEPGDVVFSR; encoded by the coding sequence ATGAGCACCACCCCGATCACCTTCCCCGAGGGCTTCCTCTGGGGCGCGGCCACCGCCGCCTACCAGATCGAAGGCGCCGCCCATGAGGGCGGCCGCAAGGACTCCATCTGGGACACCTTCGCCCGGGTTCCCGGCGCCGTCGCGGACGCCCACAACGGGGACGTCGCCTGCGACCACTACCACCGCTCGGGCCAGGACGTCGCGTTGATGAAGTCGCTGAACCTCAGCGCGTACCGGTTCTCGACGTCGTGGGCACGCTGCATGCCTGACGGCAGGACGCCCAACCCCGAGGGAATCGCCTTTTACTCCCGGCTGGTGGACGAGCTCCTGGCCGCCGGGATCACTCCCTGGCTGACCCTGTACCACTGGGACCTGCCGCAGGCGCTTGAGGACCGGGGCGGCTGGGCCAACCGCGAGACGGCGGGACTCTTCGCGGACTATGCGGCCGTCATGCATGAGGCCTTGGGTGACCGGGTCCGCATCTGGACCACGCTCAACGAGCCCTGGTGCTCGGCTTTCCTCGGCTACGCGGCGGGAGTCCACGCCCCCGGCCGGCAGGAACCGGCGGCTGCCCTAGCGGCGGCGCACCATCTGCTGCTGGGGCACGGACTCGCCACGGCGGAGCTGCGCCGGCGCGACCCGGAGGCGCGCCTCGGGATCACCCTGAACCTGACCGTCGCGGACCCGGCGGATCCGGACTCGGCGGAGGACCAGGACGCGGCCCGCCGGATCGACGGCCTGCATAACCGGATCTTCTTGGACCCACTCTTCCGCGGTGAATACCCGGCGGACGTGCTGGACGACGTCGCCGGCCTGGGCTTCGACGCCGTGGTGCAGGACGGGGATCTCGCCGTCATCGCCACGCCGCTGGACCTGCTCGGCGTCAACTACTACCAGGGCGAGGCGCTGACCAGGGACGCCGCTCCCGCCGAAGAAAGGGACCAGCCGGAGACCGTGACGACGACGGCGCAGGCGGCGCCGGCGTCGGACAACGGGCCGGCGCCCACGCCGTTTGTGTCCGCCGAGGGGGTGCACTCCGTGCCGCGCGGGCTGCCGGTGACCGGGATGGGCTGGGAGGTGCAGCCCGAGGGCCTGTATCGGTTGTTGACCAGGCTGCAGCGCGAGTACACGGGCCCTGCCGGCATTCCGATCTACATGACAGAGAACGGCGCCGCCTACCCGGACGCTCCCGACGCGGACGGTTTCGTCGACGACCAGGACCGGCTGGAGTTCTTTGATGTTCACCTGCGCGCGGTGCGCGCCGCGATCGACGACGGCGCGGACGTCCGCGGCTACCTCGCGTGGTCGCTGCTGGACAATTTCGAGTGGGCCTACGGCTACCACCAGCGTTTCGGTCTTGTCCGGGTCGATTACGAGACGCTGGAACGTATCCCGAAGGCGAGCGGCCTGTGGTACGCGACGGTGGCGGCGGCAAACGCCCTGCCGGCCCGCGAAGTTGCGCCCGTCAGCCCGGAACCCGGGGATGTCGTATTCTCAAGGTAA
- a CDS encoding carbohydrate ABC transporter permease produces the protein MAVTDRVRLQGPTGGSTDDGGRSVRRLAFSQRLSRWDVKVSPYLYISPFFLLFSLTGLFPLVYTGWVSLHNWNLIGGQGKFIGFDNFAFVLGQPYFWNAVGNTVSIFLLSSVPQVVLALLIAAVLDANLRARTFWRMGVLVPFVVAPVAVGLIFNNLFADQFGLVNNVLQAVGLDPVRWHSDQLASHLAIATMVNFRWLGYNALIFLAAMQAIPRDVYEAATIDGAGRLRQFLSVTVPMLRPTVIFVAITSTIGGLQIFDEPRVFDQSGLGGADRQWQTLTMYIWELGWGQRNFGRASAVAWLLFLMIVLIALTNFLLTRRIANQGDRS, from the coding sequence ATGGCAGTAACGGACCGGGTCAGGCTCCAGGGGCCCACGGGCGGCAGCACGGACGACGGCGGCCGGAGCGTGCGCAGGCTTGCGTTCTCGCAGCGGCTCTCGCGGTGGGACGTCAAGGTCTCGCCCTACCTCTATATTTCGCCGTTCTTCCTGCTGTTCTCCCTGACGGGCCTGTTCCCGCTGGTGTACACGGGCTGGGTTTCGCTGCACAACTGGAACCTGATTGGCGGCCAGGGCAAGTTCATCGGCTTCGACAACTTCGCCTTCGTGCTCGGACAGCCTTATTTCTGGAACGCCGTGGGCAACACCGTGAGCATCTTCCTGCTCTCGTCGGTGCCCCAGGTGGTTTTGGCGCTGCTGATCGCGGCCGTGCTGGACGCCAACCTCCGGGCCAGGACGTTCTGGCGGATGGGGGTGCTGGTGCCCTTCGTCGTCGCTCCGGTGGCGGTGGGCCTGATCTTCAACAACCTGTTCGCGGACCAGTTTGGCCTGGTCAACAACGTGCTGCAGGCTGTAGGCCTCGACCCGGTCCGCTGGCATTCGGACCAGCTGGCCAGCCACTTGGCCATTGCCACCATGGTCAACTTCCGCTGGCTCGGCTACAACGCGCTGATCTTCCTGGCGGCCATGCAGGCCATCCCGCGGGACGTCTACGAGGCGGCCACCATCGACGGCGCGGGGCGGCTCCGGCAGTTCCTCTCGGTGACGGTCCCCATGCTGCGCCCCACCGTGATTTTCGTGGCCATCACGTCCACGATCGGCGGGTTGCAGATCTTCGATGAGCCGCGGGTGTTCGACCAGTCCGGGCTCGGCGGCGCGGACCGGCAGTGGCAGACGCTGACCATGTACATCTGGGAACTCGGCTGGGGCCAGCGCAACTTCGGGCGGGCCTCGGCCGTGGCCTGGCTGCTGTTCCTGATGATCGTCCTGATCGCCCTGACGAACTTCCTGCTCACCCGGCGCATCGCCAACCAAGGAGACCGCTCATGA
- the paaZ gene encoding phenylacetic acid degradation bifunctional protein PaaZ, translated as MTTTATAPEPSVGTVEIVPSFIKNSWWTPDAASAAGAAPVLDASTGELLAKVSTEGLDLAAVVDYGRTTGQAELGKLTFHQRALKLKELAQYLNGRRDEFYALSAQTGATKVDSMIDIDGGIGVLFTFGSKGRRELPNAQVVVDGPMEVLSKDGSFAGEHIYTRIPGVAVQINAFNFPVWGMLEKLAPAFIAGVPTIVKPATPTGYVAAAVVKAIDESGILPEGSLQLVSGSVRTLLDHLDYRDLVAFTGSASTANTLKSHPNVVKGGVRFTSETDSLNAAILGPDAVKGTPEFDAFIKSLVTEMTAKAGQKCTSIRRAIVPQALVSDVVAAVGERIAERVVLGDPRADGVTMGALASLEQLADVRAAVQSMLDAGGELAYGSLDAPKVTSADGSVGVVDGGAFMSPVLLSWADPEAEEVHSLEAFGPVSSVIGYTDLADAVRLAARGGGSLVASVCTNDPAVAQQLVTGIAAHHGRVLMLNREDARSSTGHGSPVPHLVHGGPGRAGGGEELGGIRSVMHHMQRTAIQGSPNMLTAVTGVWHTGADRNFTLETEGQHPFRKSLATLHIGDAIRSDLREVSLEEITKFANSTGDTFYAHTNQEAAEANPFFPGIVAHGYLLLAWGAGLFVEPAPGPVLANYGLENLRFITPVAAGDSIRVTLTAKKITPRETDEYGEVAWDAVLTNQDDEIVATYDVLTLVEK; from the coding sequence ATGACCACCACTGCAACAGCTCCGGAACCCTCAGTCGGCACCGTCGAGATCGTCCCCAGCTTCATCAAGAACTCGTGGTGGACCCCCGACGCCGCCTCTGCTGCCGGAGCCGCCCCGGTCCTGGACGCCAGCACTGGCGAGCTCCTGGCCAAGGTGAGCACCGAGGGCCTGGACCTCGCCGCCGTCGTCGACTACGGCCGCACCACCGGTCAGGCGGAACTGGGCAAGCTGACCTTCCACCAGCGCGCCCTCAAGCTCAAGGAGCTCGCTCAGTATCTCAACGGCCGCCGCGACGAGTTCTACGCGCTCTCCGCGCAGACCGGCGCCACCAAGGTCGACTCGATGATCGACATCGACGGCGGCATCGGCGTGCTCTTCACCTTCGGCTCCAAGGGCCGGCGCGAACTGCCCAACGCCCAGGTGGTGGTGGACGGGCCCATGGAGGTGCTGTCGAAGGACGGGTCCTTCGCCGGCGAGCACATCTACACCCGGATCCCCGGCGTCGCCGTGCAGATCAACGCCTTCAACTTCCCGGTCTGGGGCATGCTCGAAAAGCTCGCCCCGGCCTTCATCGCCGGCGTCCCCACCATCGTCAAGCCCGCCACCCCCACCGGCTACGTCGCCGCGGCCGTGGTGAAGGCGATCGACGAGTCCGGCATCCTGCCCGAGGGCTCGCTGCAGCTCGTCTCCGGCTCCGTCCGCACCCTGCTGGACCACCTCGACTACCGTGACCTCGTCGCCTTCACCGGCTCCGCGTCCACCGCCAACACGCTCAAGTCCCACCCCAACGTGGTCAAGGGCGGCGTCCGGTTCACCTCGGAGACCGACTCCCTCAACGCCGCGATCCTGGGCCCGGACGCGGTCAAGGGCACCCCGGAGTTCGACGCCTTCATCAAGTCCCTCGTCACTGAGATGACCGCCAAGGCCGGCCAGAAGTGCACCTCGATCCGCCGCGCGATTGTGCCGCAGGCGCTGGTGTCCGACGTCGTCGCCGCCGTGGGGGAGCGGATCGCTGAACGCGTCGTGCTCGGCGATCCCCGCGCCGACGGGGTCACGATGGGCGCCCTGGCCTCGCTGGAACAGCTCGCGGACGTGCGCGCCGCCGTCCAGTCGATGCTCGACGCCGGCGGCGAGCTCGCCTACGGCAGCCTGGATGCGCCGAAGGTCACCAGCGCGGACGGCAGCGTCGGCGTCGTCGACGGCGGCGCGTTTATGTCCCCGGTGCTGCTGAGCTGGGCCGACCCGGAAGCGGAAGAGGTCCACTCACTCGAGGCCTTCGGCCCGGTCTCCTCGGTGATTGGCTACACGGACCTCGCCGACGCCGTCCGCCTCGCCGCCCGCGGCGGCGGCTCGCTGGTGGCCTCGGTCTGCACCAACGATCCCGCGGTGGCGCAGCAGCTGGTCACCGGGATCGCGGCGCACCACGGCCGCGTGCTGATGCTCAACCGCGAGGACGCCCGCAGCTCCACCGGCCACGGCTCCCCGGTCCCGCACCTGGTCCACGGCGGACCGGGCCGCGCCGGCGGCGGCGAGGAGCTCGGCGGTATCCGCTCGGTCATGCACCACATGCAGCGCACCGCCATCCAGGGCTCGCCGAACATGCTGACCGCCGTCACCGGCGTCTGGCACACCGGCGCGGACCGGAACTTCACCCTCGAGACCGAGGGCCAGCACCCGTTCCGGAAGTCGCTGGCCACGCTGCACATCGGCGACGCCATCCGCTCCGATTTGCGCGAGGTCTCGCTGGAGGAGATCACCAAGTTCGCCAACTCCACCGGCGACACCTTCTACGCCCACACCAACCAGGAAGCCGCGGAGGCCAACCCGTTCTTCCCGGGCATCGTCGCCCACGGCTACCTGCTCCTGGCTTGGGGCGCCGGCCTGTTCGTGGAACCCGCGCCGGGCCCGGTACTGGCGAACTACGGCCTGGAAAACCTGCGCTTCATCACCCCCGTCGCGGCCGGCGACTCCATCCGGGTCAC
- a CDS encoding extracellular solute-binding protein, with translation MKFPRKLAALSASAACLTLALSGCGADAPKSSGPSGETGKEPVTLTIATFNEFGYEDLIKEYQTLNPNVTIQHKKAATTNEARDNLTTRLAAGSGLSDIEAIEVDWLSELKQYPDKFVDLKDPGVEGRWLDWKAKAATTDDGHLIGYGTDSGPEAVCYNSSLFKAAGLPTDRESVAKMLGTTWDSYFDAGKKFVGAKTGPAWFDSAGSVYQAMSNQLDKAYEKEDGTVIAADNPAVKDTYTKVLNASTKENLSAHLSQWSNDWVAGFQSQKFATTLCPGWMLGVIEGNAAGVKGWDVANVFPGGGGNWGGSYLTVPTQSKHQAEAKKLAAWLTAPEQQIKAFTAKGTFPSQVQALSSDALLSQTNTFFNNAPTGKIFAERAKAVGASPFKGPKFFAINDAMQQALTRVDVDKSDDAASSWTKFLAAVKSL, from the coding sequence GTGAAATTCCCCCGCAAACTCGCCGCGCTGTCGGCGTCGGCTGCCTGCCTCACCCTTGCCCTCAGCGGCTGCGGCGCCGACGCCCCGAAGAGTTCCGGCCCCTCGGGCGAGACCGGCAAGGAACCGGTGACCCTCACCATCGCCACCTTCAACGAATTCGGCTACGAGGATCTGATCAAGGAGTACCAGACCCTCAACCCGAACGTTACGATCCAGCACAAGAAGGCCGCCACCACCAACGAGGCCCGCGACAACCTCACCACGCGCCTGGCGGCCGGCTCCGGGCTCTCCGACATCGAGGCGATCGAGGTGGACTGGCTCTCCGAGCTCAAGCAGTACCCGGACAAGTTCGTTGACCTCAAGGATCCCGGCGTCGAGGGCCGCTGGCTGGACTGGAAGGCCAAGGCCGCGACCACCGACGACGGCCACCTGATCGGCTACGGCACCGACTCGGGCCCCGAGGCCGTCTGCTACAACTCCTCGCTGTTCAAGGCCGCCGGCCTCCCCACCGACCGTGAGTCCGTGGCCAAGATGCTCGGCACCACCTGGGACAGCTACTTCGACGCCGGCAAGAAATTCGTCGGCGCGAAGACCGGCCCGGCCTGGTTCGACTCCGCCGGATCCGTCTACCAGGCCATGAGCAACCAGCTGGACAAGGCCTACGAGAAGGAGGACGGCACGGTCATCGCCGCGGACAACCCGGCCGTCAAGGACACGTACACCAAGGTCCTCAACGCCTCCACCAAGGAAAATCTCTCCGCCCACCTGAGCCAGTGGAGCAACGACTGGGTGGCCGGCTTCCAGTCGCAGAAGTTCGCCACCACCCTCTGCCCGGGCTGGATGCTCGGCGTGATCGAGGGCAACGCCGCCGGCGTCAAGGGCTGGGACGTCGCTAACGTCTTCCCGGGCGGTGGCGGAAACTGGGGCGGCTCCTACCTGACCGTCCCGACCCAGAGCAAGCACCAGGCCGAGGCCAAGAAGCTGGCCGCCTGGCTGACCGCTCCGGAGCAGCAGATCAAGGCCTTCACCGCCAAGGGCACGTTCCCCAGCCAGGTCCAGGCCCTCTCCAGCGACGCCCTGCTGAGCCAGACCAACACCTTCTTCAACAACGCCCCGACCGGCAAGATCTTTGCCGAGCGGGCCAAGGCCGTGGGCGCCTCCCCGTTCAAGGGCCCGAAGTTCTTCGCCATCAATGACGCCATGCAGCAGGCCCTCACCCGGGTGGACGTGGATAAGTCCGACGACGCCGCTTCCTCCTGGACCAAGTTCCTCGCGGCCGTGAAGTCTCTCTAA
- a CDS encoding PaaI family thioesterase, producing MTPDSPAGEPWKITLGELDEKMGVKIVEQSVERVVATMPVEGNRQSFGLLHGGASLAVGEAVGSWAAVIHASTLGKTAVGVDVSATHHKSAREGIITITATPLHLGGTVTTHEVLITNEAGERLCTLRITNLLLERKG from the coding sequence ATGACCCCCGATTCCCCCGCCGGCGAGCCGTGGAAGATCACGCTCGGCGAACTTGACGAGAAGATGGGCGTCAAAATCGTGGAGCAGTCGGTGGAACGGGTCGTCGCCACGATGCCGGTGGAAGGCAACCGCCAGTCCTTCGGCCTGCTGCACGGCGGCGCCTCGCTGGCCGTCGGGGAGGCCGTGGGTTCCTGGGCCGCGGTGATCCACGCCAGCACCCTGGGCAAGACCGCTGTGGGCGTGGACGTGTCTGCGACCCACCACAAGTCGGCCCGGGAGGGGATCATCACTATCACCGCCACGCCCCTTCATCTGGGCGGCACGGTGACCACCCACGAGGTGCTGATCACCAACGAGGCCGGCGAACGGCTCTGCACACTGCGCATCACCAACCTGCTGCTGGAGCGCAAGGGCTAG
- a CDS encoding adenylyl cyclase has product MPLAHFPSRPTSPPGLRKSQHGAGRLIVGAVVALAAALAGSAAATAAVPAGTGAPPAVVVPAAPATPPAPSAPAKPAAAAKPAPGAASAFGPNVRVFDPSMPVAQIQATVDAIAAQQVDDEMGTNRYSLLFKPGTYGTAETPLIIQVGYSTEVAGLGNSPTDVTINGHVDTYNRCLTADNCIALNNFWRSVSNLTINVTGLDGCRASANFWAASQASPMRRVNVTGGNLTLMDYCTAGPQYASGGFIADSKTGFVINGSQQQYYVRDSTLGGWSNAVWNQVFSGVNGAPAQSFPDPPYTTLASTPVSREKPYLTIDGAGSYCVFVPSARQNSSGTTWENGPTAGRSVPLSDFYVATPADSAKDINVQLARGKNLLFTPGVYDIDSTLEVKRADTVVLGLGMTTLTAVGGAVPLEVADVSGVQVAGLTIDAGTVNSPALMRLGKARGNASHTDASGKHGDPANPTALHDVFFRIGGPHVGKASVSLEVNSDGVLLDHIWAWRADHGNGVGWDTNTADNGVTINGDDVTATGLFVEHYQKYNVTWNGERGRTVFFQNELPYDAPNQAAWQHDGVLGWAGYKVADAVRSHELWGGGSYVYTNVDPSIHATRGFEVPVTPGVRLHGLLTVNLGAGTLDHVVNDTGAPVSTDAVGVPSYVVDFG; this is encoded by the coding sequence ATGCCGCTAGCCCACTTCCCGTCCCGCCCGACGTCCCCGCCGGGCCTCCGCAAATCCCAGCACGGCGCTGGCCGGCTGATCGTCGGGGCCGTCGTCGCCCTCGCCGCGGCCTTGGCCGGCAGCGCCGCGGCCACCGCCGCCGTGCCCGCCGGCACCGGCGCGCCGCCCGCCGTCGTCGTCCCGGCAGCCCCAGCCACCCCGCCAGCCCCGTCCGCTCCGGCGAAGCCCGCCGCGGCGGCCAAGCCGGCACCGGGCGCCGCGTCCGCGTTCGGTCCCAACGTCCGGGTCTTCGATCCGAGCATGCCGGTGGCGCAGATCCAGGCCACCGTCGACGCGATCGCCGCCCAGCAGGTCGACGACGAGATGGGCACCAACCGCTACTCGCTGCTGTTCAAGCCCGGCACCTACGGCACCGCGGAGACGCCGCTGATCATCCAGGTGGGCTACTCCACCGAGGTGGCCGGCCTAGGCAACTCCCCCACCGACGTGACCATCAACGGCCACGTGGACACCTACAACCGCTGCCTCACCGCGGACAACTGCATCGCCCTGAACAACTTCTGGCGCTCGGTCTCCAACCTCACCATCAACGTCACCGGGCTGGACGGCTGCCGCGCCTCGGCCAACTTCTGGGCCGCCTCCCAGGCCTCCCCGATGCGGCGGGTCAACGTCACCGGCGGAAACCTCACCCTGATGGATTACTGCACCGCCGGACCGCAGTACGCCAGCGGCGGCTTCATCGCCGACTCCAAGACCGGGTTCGTGATCAACGGCTCCCAGCAGCAGTACTACGTCCGCGACAGCACCCTCGGGGGCTGGTCCAACGCCGTCTGGAACCAGGTCTTCTCCGGCGTCAACGGCGCTCCGGCACAGTCCTTCCCGGACCCGCCGTACACCACGCTGGCCAGCACCCCGGTCAGCCGGGAGAAGCCGTACCTGACCATCGACGGTGCCGGCAGCTACTGCGTGTTCGTTCCCTCCGCGCGGCAAAATTCCTCCGGCACCACCTGGGAGAACGGTCCGACGGCGGGACGCAGCGTGCCGCTCTCCGACTTCTACGTGGCCACGCCCGCCGATTCGGCCAAGGACATCAACGTCCAGCTGGCCCGCGGCAAGAACCTGCTCTTCACCCCGGGCGTGTACGACATCGACAGCACGCTTGAGGTCAAGCGTGCGGACACCGTGGTCCTCGGGCTCGGCATGACCACCCTGACCGCCGTCGGCGGCGCCGTTCCGCTGGAGGTCGCGGACGTCTCCGGCGTCCAGGTCGCCGGCCTCACCATCGACGCCGGCACCGTGAACTCCCCGGCGCTGATGCGGCTGGGCAAGGCCAGGGGCAACGCCTCCCACACGGATGCCTCCGGCAAGCACGGGGACCCGGCCAACCCCACGGCCCTGCACGACGTGTTCTTCCGCATCGGCGGCCCGCACGTGGGCAAGGCCTCCGTCAGCCTCGAGGTCAACAGCGACGGCGTGCTCCTGGACCACATCTGGGCCTGGCGCGCGGACCACGGCAACGGCGTGGGCTGGGACACCAACACGGCCGACAACGGCGTCACCATCAACGGCGACGACGTCACCGCCACCGGCCTGTTCGTGGAGCACTACCAGAAGTACAACGTGACCTGGAATGGTGAGCGCGGCCGGACGGTCTTCTTCCAGAACGAATTGCCCTACGACGCGCCGAACCAGGCTGCATGGCAGCACGACGGCGTCCTCGGCTGGGCCGGGTACAAGGTTGCCGATGCCGTCCGGTCGCACGAACTCTGGGGCGGCGGCAGCTACGTCTACACCAACGTGGATCCCTCGATCCACGCCACCCGCGGCTTCGAGGTCCCGGTCACGCCAGGCGTCAGGCTGCACGGGCTGCTGACCGTGAACCTGGGCGCGGGAACGCTGGACCACGTGGTCAACGACACCGGCGCGCCAGTCTCGACTGACGCAGT